One window from the genome of Natator depressus isolate rNatDep1 chromosome 27, rNatDep2.hap1, whole genome shotgun sequence encodes:
- the LOC141978355 gene encoding uncharacterized protein LOC141978355, whose translation MQSSSAEVTMMESQNRKRAPAWTEREVRDLIAVWGEESMLSELRSSFRNAKTFVKISQGMKDRGHNRDPKQCRVKLKELRQAYQKTREANGRSGSEPQTCRVYDELHAILGGSATTTPAVLFDSFNGDGGNTEAGFGDEEDDDEEEVVDSSQQASGETGFPDSQELFLTLDLEPVPPEPTQGCLLDPAGGEGTSAACVSMITGSSPSQRLVKIRKKKKKRTRDEMFSELMLSSHTDRAQTNAWRQIMSDCRKAQNDQEERWRAEESKWRAEERAEARMWRQHDERRQDSMLRLLEDQTSMLQCMVELQQRQLEHRLPLQPLCNQPPSSPSSIASSPRRPRTRWGGLRPTSHSTTEDCPKKRRLSFNKF comes from the exons atgcagagctcatcagcagaggtgaccatgatggagtctcagaatcgcaaaagagctccagcatggaccgaacgggaggtacgggatctgatcgctgtatggggagaggaatccatgctatcagaactccgttccagttttcgaaatgccaaaacctttgtcaagatctcccagggcatgaaggacagaggccataacagggacccgaagcagtgccgcgtgaaactgaaggagctgaggcaagcctaccagaaaaccagagaggcgaatggccgctccgggtcagagccccaaacatgccgcgtctatgatgagctgcatgccattttagggggttcagccaccactaccccagccgtgttgtttgactccttcaatggagatggaggcaatacggaagcaggttttggggacgaagaagatgatgatgaggaggaggttgtagatagctcacagcaagcaagcggagaaaccggttttcccgacagccaggaactgtttctcaccctggacctggagccagtaccccctgaacccacccaaggctgcctcctggacccagcaggcggagaagggacctccg ctgcatgtgtttcaatgatcacaggatcttctccttcccagaggctagtgaagattagaaagaaaaaaaaaaaacgcactcgagatgaaatgttctccgagctcatgctgtcctcccacactgacagagcacagacgaatgcgtggaggcaaataatgtcagactgcaggaaagcacaaaatgaccaggaggagaggtggcgggctgaagagagtaagtggcgggctgaagagagggctgaagctcgaatgtggcggcagcatgatgagaggaggcaggattcaatgctgaggctgctggaggaccaaaccagtatgctccagtgtatggttgagctgcagcaaaggcagctggagcacagactgccgctacagcccctgtgtaaccaaccgccctcctccccaagttccatagcctcctcacccagacgcccaagaacgcggtgggggggcctccggccaaccagccactccaccacagaggattgcccaaaaaaaagaaggctgtcattcaataaattttaa